The following is a genomic window from [Limnothrix rosea] IAM M-220.
AATGGGGCTTTGATTGGTAGTTCGACGCTGCGCAGTAGTTTAAATTTTCGGAACAATAAGGAGCAGCCGGAGCGTTTGCTGGCAGAGGTGAGCGATGATGATCTGATTCAATCAACGACGCGCTATTTAAAAAAAGAATTTGGCTCCCTCGAAAATATCGCTCAAATGAAAAAGGGTCGCATTGAGCTGGATGGTGTGACGCATTTTTTACAAGTTACTCCCTATCAAGATGAGTTTGGCTTGGATTGGCTGGTGATTCAGACAATTCCTGAGTCGGATTTTATGGCGCAGATTCACATCAATACGCGTAATACTATTTTGGTCATGTTTGGGGCGTTGGTGGTGGCGTCGGGGGTGGGCTTGATCACGTCCCGTTGGATTTCACGACCGATTTTGCAATTGTCGCAGGCGGCGATCGCCCTGGCAGAGGGGGAATGGAATGTGATTATCCCCAACAACAATAACGGTCGGGTGGGCATGATGCGCGAAACCACAAAGCTGGCTCTAGCCTTTAACCGGATGCGATCGCAATTGCAAAAATCCTTTGATGAGCTGGCAGAAGCAAAGGCGGGTCTTGAGGTGAAAGTACAGGAGCGTACCCAAGAGTTGCGGGCTAGCGAGCTGAAATATCGCGGTATTTATGATAATTCTCAGGTGGGTATTTTTCGCACAAGGGTGGAGGATGGTCTGGTGATTGACGCGAATGCCTGTTGTATTGAAATGATGGGCTACGACAATCCAGATGAGGTGATTGGTAAATTAACCGCAGCGGACTTTTATGCAGATATCGGCGATCGCGCCAAAATGTTAGAGCAAGTGGTGGACTACGAGCTGCATAACTTTGAAACCCAATTTCGTCGTACCGATGGCAGTATTATCGATGTCCTGATTTCCGGACGGTATAACCACGAAGACCATTGTCTGGAGGGCGTAGTCAACGACATTAGCGATCGCAAACAAGCCGAGCGGGCATTATCCGAAAAGGAAGAATATCTACGTCTAATTTTAAATAATATTCCCCAGCAAATTTTTTGGAAGGATCGGGATTTACGCTTTCGTGGCTGCAATAACAACTGGGCGATCGCCGCAGGTTTAGACGAACCCGAAGCTGTGGTGGGCAAAGATGATTTTCAGCTTTTAGAGGATCCAGACGAAGCAGAATTTTTCCGACAGCAAGACATTCAGGTCATCTCCGAAAACGAAAGCATTCACCATTTAACCATCCGAAAAATTAAGCCCCTACCCGCCCGCAAAGAAAACTGGCTCGACCTCAGTAAGGTTCCCATCCACGACACTGAAGGTAATGTCATTGGCGTTCTCGGTGTAGTCGAAGATATTACCGAGAAAAAATTAGCCGAAGAAGCCCTCCAGCAAGAACAGGCGAAAGCTGAAGCCCTACTCCTTAATATTTTGCCCGAGGCGATCGCCACCCAACTCAAAAACAAACCCGGCACCATCGCCGAGCAATATGACCAAGCCACAGTTCTTTTCGCAGACATTGTGGATTTTACGCCCCTCGCCTCGCGCTTATCTCCCCAAGCTCTCTTGGAAGTTTTAAACGATATTTTTTCAGAATTTGACCAACTCGCCGACCAGTATGGCCTCGAAAAAATTAAAACCATTGGTGATGCCTACATGGTGGCGGGCGGATTACCGATTCCCGACGAAAATCACGTGGCGGCGATCGCCGATATGGCCTTAGCCATGATTGAAATTGCCCAGAAAATGAGTCCGATCCAAGTCCAACTGGACGAACATACCCAACTCAACCATCCCCTACGACTACGCATTGGCATCAATACAGGCGAAGTCATTGCCGGAGTGATCGGCACGAAAAAATTTATCTATGACCTTTGGGGCGACGCAGTGAATGTGGCCTCTCGTATGGAAAGTAGCGGTGAAACCAACTTAATTCAAGTGACAGAATCCACCTACAAACTCCTTAAAGACCGTTATATTTTCGAACAGCGCGGCATGATCTCCGTTAAAGGCAAAGGAGCAATGACCACCTACTGGCTGCTGGATAAAGCCTAACTATTACCCACTCTGACAGTAATGTTTCATTTGATATTTAACGTGAGTTTTGCTTAAGCATGCTCGGAAGTACGACGCGGTGAATGGGAGAGC
Proteins encoded in this region:
- a CDS encoding adenylate/guanylate cyclase domain-containing protein produces the protein MVWTKRLKWFTRKSQQLPLRLVLVVPFLLQIFGAVGLIGYWSLRNGQRSVDTLVQQLQTEISREIDLHLRSYLREPDFANRATIAAIELGFIDPTDRESLITYFRRAIADNPQINTIQYGSIEGDYLGIGRWKGEQQVLKIATREMDGKFQTLRLNDDNEPTYIYNTRENYVLQDRDWFKNPVGAKVTRWSPVYVMFSNQMLGLTLAEPVMNGRGEVIGVIGTDVLLAELNSFLKSLEVGKTGQAFILERNGALIGSSTLRSSLNFRNNKEQPERLLAEVSDDDLIQSTTRYLKKEFGSLENIAQMKKGRIELDGVTHFLQVTPYQDEFGLDWLVIQTIPESDFMAQIHINTRNTILVMFGALVVASGVGLITSRWISRPILQLSQAAIALAEGEWNVIIPNNNNGRVGMMRETTKLALAFNRMRSQLQKSFDELAEAKAGLEVKVQERTQELRASELKYRGIYDNSQVGIFRTRVEDGLVIDANACCIEMMGYDNPDEVIGKLTAADFYADIGDRAKMLEQVVDYELHNFETQFRRTDGSIIDVLISGRYNHEDHCLEGVVNDISDRKQAERALSEKEEYLRLILNNIPQQIFWKDRDLRFRGCNNNWAIAAGLDEPEAVVGKDDFQLLEDPDEAEFFRQQDIQVISENESIHHLTIRKIKPLPARKENWLDLSKVPIHDTEGNVIGVLGVVEDITEKKLAEEALQQEQAKAEALLLNILPEAIATQLKNKPGTIAEQYDQATVLFADIVDFTPLASRLSPQALLEVLNDIFSEFDQLADQYGLEKIKTIGDAYMVAGGLPIPDENHVAAIADMALAMIEIAQKMSPIQVQLDEHTQLNHPLRLRIGINTGEVIAGVIGTKKFIYDLWGDAVNVASRMESSGETNLIQVTESTYKLLKDRYIFEQRGMISVKGKGAMTTYWLLDKA